One window from the genome of Acinetobacter sp. LoGeW2-3 encodes:
- a CDS encoding SulP family inorganic anion transporter — protein MSNSKPKLLQLLPAWSWLSHYSPVKFKSDVLASLIVVAMLVPQGMAYAMLAGLPPIMGLYASILPMILYAMLGSSSTLSIGPVAIISMMTFATLNPLFEVGSPVYIEAATLLALMVGIISLLLGLLRFGFLIQLISHPVIQSFIIASALLIAIGQFKFLVDVPLQANNLQQFVLSLLEYIHLIHWPSLVFGLLSIGLLIYIPKILKSQAVQSRIGSTDFLVRAVPLMLVALGIVAVVYLNLQTEGIKTVGAIPSGFPPLSFPHWNWELVMTLLPGATMIAMISFVESLSIAQATALQQRSQLNSNQELIALGIANISAGISSAFPVTGSLSRTVVNADAGARTPMAGVLSSLLIIIVSLFFTGFFEDLPLAILAATIIVSIWKLVDFQPFMNAWRYSKADGIAMWVTFFGVVLIDISTGLIIGIISTFVLMLWRISRPHIAVVGLIEGTQHFRNVQRHQVLTSDQVLSLRIDENLTFLNANAFKGFLINAVSGKEQLEHVILNCSSISDIDLSALEMLEDINTELSKLHIRLHFAEVKGPVMDRLQESKLLKHLSGRIYLTHYQAIRDLSPDLFSDRTKDYSI, from the coding sequence ATGTCCAATTCGAAGCCAAAACTACTGCAATTATTACCGGCCTGGTCATGGTTAAGCCATTATAGTCCGGTTAAATTCAAGTCCGATGTACTGGCTTCGTTGATTGTAGTCGCCATGCTGGTACCACAAGGCATGGCTTATGCCATGTTGGCCGGATTGCCGCCGATCATGGGGTTGTATGCCAGCATCCTGCCGATGATTCTATACGCCATGCTGGGCAGTAGCAGTACCTTGTCAATTGGTCCTGTAGCCATCATTTCCATGATGACCTTTGCTACGCTGAATCCGTTGTTTGAAGTCGGTTCGCCAGTCTATATCGAAGCCGCCACCTTATTAGCTCTGATGGTCGGTATTATTTCCCTATTATTAGGCTTGCTACGTTTTGGCTTCCTGATTCAGCTGATCAGCCATCCGGTGATTCAGAGTTTTATCATCGCTTCTGCTCTCTTGATTGCCATTGGCCAGTTTAAGTTTCTGGTCGATGTGCCCTTACAGGCCAATAACCTTCAGCAGTTTGTGCTTAGCCTGCTTGAATATATCCATTTGATTCACTGGCCAAGCCTTGTCTTTGGGCTACTGTCTATTGGCTTGCTAATCTATATTCCGAAAATTCTCAAATCTCAGGCAGTCCAAAGCCGGATTGGATCAACGGATTTTTTGGTACGTGCTGTACCGCTAATGCTGGTCGCTTTAGGTATTGTTGCTGTGGTGTATTTAAACCTGCAGACTGAAGGCATTAAAACCGTTGGTGCGATTCCTTCCGGCTTTCCGCCCTTAAGTTTTCCGCACTGGAACTGGGAACTGGTCATGACCTTACTTCCTGGTGCGACCATGATTGCTATGATCAGCTTTGTGGAGTCACTCTCGATTGCTCAGGCAACAGCGTTGCAACAACGTAGTCAACTCAATAGTAATCAGGAACTGATTGCACTAGGCATTGCCAACATCAGTGCTGGCATTAGTTCTGCCTTTCCAGTCACCGGCAGCTTATCGCGGACCGTGGTGAATGCTGATGCTGGTGCCAGAACACCAATGGCGGGTGTGCTGTCCTCCCTGCTGATTATTATCGTCAGCCTGTTCTTTACCGGTTTTTTTGAAGATCTACCGCTTGCAATTCTTGCAGCGACGATCATCGTGTCGATCTGGAAGCTGGTCGACTTCCAGCCCTTTATGAATGCCTGGCGTTATTCTAAAGCAGACGGTATTGCCATGTGGGTGACCTTCTTTGGCGTGGTGCTGATTGATATTTCGACCGGTTTGATCATCGGGATTATTTCTACCTTTGTGCTGATGCTTTGGCGTATTAGCCGTCCGCATATCGCGGTAGTCGGTCTGATTGAAGGTACGCAACATTTCCGTAACGTACAGCGCCATCAGGTACTAACTTCGGATCAAGTGCTTTCCCTGCGTATTGATGAAAACTTGACTTTCCTGAATGCCAATGCCTTTAAGGGTTTTTTGATTAATGCAGTCAGTGGCAAAGAACAGCTTGAACATGTGATCCTGAATTGTTCAAGTATTAGCGATATTGATCTGAGCGCTTTAGAAATGTTGGAAGATATTAATACCGAGCTGTCTAAGCTCCATATCCGTCTGCACTTTGCTGAAGTTAAAGGACCCGTCATGGATCGCTTACAGGAATCCAAATTGCTCAAGCATCTTAGTGGACGGATTTATCTGACCCATTATCAGGCGATTCGGGATTTATCTCCGGATCTGTTTAGCGATCGCACTAAGGACTATTCTATTTAA
- a CDS encoding ArsR/SmtB family transcription factor, giving the protein MNTDLEITTMRDSADQVVGILKSLANTDRLIILCHLSQAELNVSQIENLTHIQQPTLSQQLMMLRKSDVVSTRRDGKQIFYSIKDQNLVVILNTLYQLYCVKA; this is encoded by the coding sequence ATGAATACCGATCTTGAAATCACCACCATGCGTGATTCAGCTGATCAGGTGGTTGGCATCCTGAAATCTCTTGCAAACACTGACCGTCTTATCATCCTATGTCATCTTTCCCAGGCTGAACTTAACGTTTCCCAAATCGAAAACCTTACCCATATCCAGCAACCTACACTTTCCCAACAACTGATGATGTTACGTAAAAGTGATGTGGTCAGTACCCGCCGCGATGGCAAGCAAATTTTCTATTCCATTAAAGATCAAAATCTGGTGGTGATCCTGAATACGCTATATCAACTTTACTGTGTAAAAGCTTAA
- the cysK gene encoding cysteine synthase A, which translates to MSTDSAFPTPNNLGIAVYSNNAEAIGNTPLVRINRAITGEATVLAKVESRNPAFSVKCRIGAALIADAEKSGKLKPGMHIVEPTSGNTGIALAFVAAAKGYPLTLTMPASMSVERRKVVKAFGANLILTEPAKGMKGAVDEAVRLVTEQPETYFLPQQFENPANPKIHEETTGPEIWEATGGKVDILVAGVGTGGTISGISRYFEKVRNQPIYSVAVEPAESPIIGQAKRGENLTPGPHKIQGIGANFIPGNLDLDLVDEVIAIESGEAVEWARKTASQEGILVGISSGAAMAAAAKLAARPENAGKNIVVILPDGGERYLSSILFEDISAE; encoded by the coding sequence ATGAGTACAGATTCAGCATTTCCTACTCCCAACAACTTGGGAATAGCGGTTTACAGCAACAATGCAGAAGCAATTGGCAATACACCGCTTGTACGCATTAACCGTGCAATCACAGGCGAGGCGACTGTACTCGCGAAGGTTGAAAGCCGTAACCCGGCATTTTCGGTGAAATGTCGTATCGGAGCAGCACTGATCGCAGACGCTGAAAAATCTGGCAAATTAAAACCAGGTATGCACATTGTTGAGCCAACCAGCGGTAATACTGGTATTGCGCTGGCGTTTGTTGCTGCAGCAAAAGGCTACCCATTAACATTGACTATGCCAGCCAGCATGAGTGTTGAACGTCGTAAAGTGGTAAAAGCCTTTGGTGCGAATCTGATTCTGACTGAACCAGCGAAAGGCATGAAAGGCGCAGTCGATGAAGCAGTTCGTCTGGTAACTGAACAGCCTGAAACATATTTCTTGCCACAACAGTTTGAAAATCCAGCTAACCCGAAAATTCACGAAGAGACCACAGGTCCTGAAATCTGGGAAGCGACTGGCGGTAAGGTCGATATTCTGGTAGCGGGTGTAGGTACTGGCGGTACCATTTCTGGTATTTCACGTTACTTCGAAAAAGTACGTAACCAGCCGATCTACTCGGTAGCTGTTGAACCAGCTGAGTCACCAATTATTGGTCAGGCGAAACGCGGTGAAAATCTGACACCTGGACCACACAAAATCCAGGGGATCGGTGCCAACTTCATTCCGGGTAACCTCGATTTGGATTTGGTTGATGAAGTGATCGCGATCGAAAGTGGCGAAGCAGTAGAATGGGCACGTAAAACTGCATCTCAGGAAGGCATCTTGGTCGGTATCTCAAGTGGTGCGGCAATGGCGGCAGCAGCAAAACTAGCTGCTCGTCCAGAAAATGCAGGCAAAAACATTGTGGTGATCCTGCCAGACGGTGGTGAACGCTATCTATCTTCAATATTGTTTGAAGATATTTCTGCGGAATAA
- a CDS encoding heavy metal translocating P-type ATPase has translation MQEQSYNQLYQYTVQIEGMTCASCVARVEKTLKKIEGVVSANVNLSTEKASISAERVIPYSEIIQKIERTGFSVAQQKFELDIEGMTCASCAARIEKALKKIPEVLEANVNLSTEKAYVTSVGFLQQQTLVKAIQKAGFDVKADQLEFSIDGMTCASCVARVEKALNKVEGVTAARVNLATETAQVSGSKLNAADLIQAVKKAGYEAQLKTTKVNFAEQQNFQQKKVEETAALYRDLWIALALALPVFILEMGSHLIPAFHHWIAHNIGTQNSWYIQFVLTTLVLLFPGRRFYQHGIPALLRLAPDMNSLVTVGTSAAYLFSVIATFFPSLLPQATVHVYFEAAAVIIALILLGRYLEARAKGKTSQAIQYLIGLQPKTARVLQDGQWLDLPISAVQQGMTIEIRPGEKVAVDGVVISGQSYVDEAMVTGEPVPVAKNIEDKVVGGTINQNGTLQIRATAVGEDSVLAQIIKMVEQAQGAKLPIQAAVDKVTLWFVPAVMGLALLTFIIWFLVGPEPQLTYALVSAVAVLIIACPCAMGLATPTSIMVGTGRAAELGVLFRKGEALQLLQQTKVVAVDKTGTLTEGKPVLTDFQIQEGFNEQQVLQLIASVEAKSEHPIAYAIVQAAKELQIELLEVSEFDSITGAGIKAQIGDQEIQIGAERLMQQLGLNTASFAEIAAKLGREGKTPLYAAMNSQLAAIIAVADPIKDTTFKAIEELHRQGLKVAMITGDNPHTANAVAQQLKIDHVIAEVLPHEKVDAVKVLQEQHGIVTFVGDGINDAPALAQADVGMAIGTGTDVAIEAADVVLMSGNLQHVATGIGISQATIKNIRQNLFWAFVYNIALIPIAAGILYPFFGILLSPMFAAGAMALSSVFVVSNALRLKLYQPVSAQE, from the coding sequence ATGCAGGAACAGTCTTACAATCAGCTGTATCAATACACTGTACAGATTGAAGGCATGACCTGTGCATCTTGCGTGGCGCGGGTCGAAAAAACCCTAAAGAAAATCGAAGGCGTGGTTTCTGCCAATGTGAACCTATCTACGGAAAAGGCTTCGATCAGTGCTGAACGCGTGATTCCATATTCTGAGATTATCCAGAAAATAGAACGAACTGGCTTTAGTGTGGCGCAGCAGAAATTCGAGCTGGATATTGAAGGCATGACTTGTGCTTCCTGTGCAGCACGAATTGAAAAAGCCCTCAAGAAAATACCAGAAGTGCTTGAAGCAAATGTGAATTTGTCTACTGAAAAGGCTTATGTTACTTCGGTTGGTTTCTTACAACAGCAAACCTTAGTCAAAGCCATTCAAAAAGCAGGTTTTGATGTCAAGGCGGATCAGCTGGAATTCAGTATTGATGGTATGACCTGTGCATCTTGTGTCGCACGGGTGGAAAAGGCACTAAACAAGGTAGAAGGAGTCACTGCTGCACGCGTGAATCTGGCGACCGAAACGGCACAGGTATCTGGTTCAAAATTAAATGCTGCCGATCTGATTCAAGCGGTGAAAAAAGCTGGCTATGAGGCACAGCTGAAAACAACAAAAGTGAATTTTGCCGAACAGCAAAATTTCCAGCAGAAAAAAGTTGAAGAAACCGCAGCGCTGTATCGGGATTTATGGATTGCTTTGGCACTGGCACTGCCAGTATTTATTCTGGAAATGGGATCGCATCTGATTCCGGCCTTCCATCATTGGATTGCACACAATATTGGTACCCAGAATAGCTGGTATATCCAGTTTGTACTGACCACGTTGGTATTACTATTTCCGGGACGGCGCTTCTACCAGCATGGGATTCCAGCCTTGCTGCGTCTGGCACCGGATATGAATTCGCTGGTCACAGTCGGTACATCGGCAGCTTATCTGTTCTCAGTAATTGCAACTTTCTTCCCGTCCTTGCTGCCACAAGCCACGGTGCATGTCTATTTTGAAGCGGCAGCCGTGATTATTGCCTTGATTCTGCTCGGGCGTTATCTGGAAGCACGTGCCAAGGGGAAAACATCACAAGCGATTCAATATCTCATTGGACTTCAACCTAAAACGGCACGAGTATTACAGGATGGACAATGGCTAGACCTGCCGATTTCTGCAGTGCAGCAAGGCATGACCATTGAAATCCGTCCGGGTGAGAAAGTCGCGGTGGATGGCGTAGTGATTTCCGGTCAGAGCTATGTGGATGAAGCGATGGTCACTGGTGAACCAGTACCGGTTGCAAAAAATATTGAAGACAAAGTGGTAGGTGGCACCATTAACCAGAATGGTACTTTGCAAATTCGTGCCACTGCTGTGGGTGAAGATTCAGTACTGGCGCAGATCATTAAAATGGTGGAGCAGGCACAGGGTGCCAAGCTGCCAATTCAGGCAGCGGTGGACAAAGTCACCTTGTGGTTTGTACCTGCTGTGATGGGTTTGGCTCTATTGACCTTTATTATCTGGTTTCTGGTTGGACCTGAACCTCAGCTGACTTATGCTCTGGTTAGCGCCGTAGCCGTGTTAATTATTGCCTGTCCTTGTGCCATGGGGCTGGCTACCCCAACCTCGATCATGGTCGGAACCGGGCGTGCTGCCGAACTTGGTGTGCTGTTCCGTAAAGGTGAAGCTTTGCAACTGCTGCAACAAACCAAAGTGGTAGCAGTCGATAAAACCGGAACCCTTACAGAAGGTAAACCAGTACTCACCGATTTTCAGATACAAGAAGGTTTTAATGAACAGCAGGTATTGCAACTAATTGCTTCAGTCGAAGCCAAATCTGAACATCCGATTGCCTATGCGATTGTGCAGGCTGCTAAAGAGTTGCAGATTGAATTACTCGAAGTCAGTGAATTTGATTCAATTACCGGTGCTGGCATTAAAGCACAAATTGGTGATCAAGAAATTCAGATCGGTGCAGAACGCTTGATGCAGCAGCTCGGTTTAAACACTGCAAGTTTTGCTGAAATTGCGGCTAAATTAGGGCGAGAAGGAAAAACGCCACTCTATGCTGCAATGAATAGTCAGCTGGCAGCGATTATTGCTGTAGCTGATCCGATTAAAGATACGACCTTTAAAGCCATTGAAGAGCTGCATCGTCAGGGACTGAAAGTGGCGATGATTACGGGTGATAATCCACATACAGCCAATGCTGTCGCACAACAACTCAAAATTGACCATGTGATTGCCGAAGTGCTACCACATGAAAAAGTTGATGCGGTTAAAGTGTTGCAAGAACAGCATGGCATTGTGACTTTTGTTGGTGATGGTATTAATGATGCACCGGCACTGGCACAGGCGGATGTCGGTATGGCGATAGGGACAGGCACTGATGTAGCAATTGAAGCTGCCGATGTGGTGCTGATGTCAGGCAATCTGCAGCATGTGGCGACCGGGATTGGTATCAGTCAGGCCACGATCAAGAATATCCGACAGAACCTGTTCTGGGCCTTTGTTTATAATATTGCGCTGATTCCAATTGCTGCCGGTATCTTGTATCCATTCTTTGGCATCTTGCTTTCGCCAATGTTTGCTGCAGGTGCGATGGCATTATCTTCGGTATTTGTCGTGAGTAATGCTTTGCGTTTAAAGCTGTATCAGCCGGTATCAGCGCAGGAGTAG
- the cueR gene encoding Cu(I)-responsive transcriptional regulator: MNIGQAAKRSGIAAKMIRYYEEIGLLPKPKRSESGYRDYSEADIRMLSFIQHARELGFSSDQMKELLGLWRNELRQSSEVKALAQKHITTMEQRIQDMQAMVEILKQSVARCAGNEQSDCAILQGIEQGLDTNQ; the protein is encoded by the coding sequence ATGAATATTGGACAAGCCGCCAAACGTTCTGGTATTGCGGCCAAAATGATTCGCTATTATGAAGAGATTGGTCTGTTACCAAAGCCGAAACGTAGCGAAAGCGGCTATCGTGATTATAGTGAAGCAGATATTCGTATGCTCAGTTTTATTCAGCATGCACGCGAGCTTGGTTTTTCCTCAGATCAAATGAAAGAACTGTTGGGATTATGGCGAAATGAATTGCGGCAGAGCAGCGAAGTGAAAGCTCTGGCACAAAAGCATATCACTACAATGGAACAGAGAATCCAGGACATGCAAGCCATGGTGGAAATTCTCAAGCAGTCTGTGGCACGTTGTGCTGGTAATGAACAGTCAGACTGTGCAATTTTACAGGGCATTGAGCAGGGGCTGGATACAAATCAATAA
- a CDS encoding heavy-metal-associated domain-containing protein: protein MKFHIENMTCGGCARSVTATIKDLDEHAHVEIDVEKKLVEVETGVHQDEIVAALTEDGFPPVAV, encoded by the coding sequence ATGAAATTTCATATTGAAAATATGACTTGTGGCGGTTGTGCACGTAGTGTCACTGCAACCATCAAGGATCTGGATGAACATGCACACGTTGAAATTGACGTGGAGAAAAAGCTGGTTGAAGTAGAGACTGGTGTTCATCAGGATGAAATCGTTGCCGCGTTGACTGAAGATGGTTTTCCACCTGTAGCAGTATAA
- a CDS encoding TetR/AcrR family transcriptional regulator: protein MSSVRQQNFLLRKEKILSMAESLLLDNNEDITLNELASEMDIAKGTIYKHFKSKNQLYLELIILNEKRLLEISKRFNADFRTYVSEYMLYHLHNSNRTILLHMIEERLTNTEKGLKELFQELYQVREERILSIRDITRDYLDANHSSMSIRDYLSFIWTVTYGASLLLNSTSYQKAIGSRERLIELYVNQALMLAPSTTA, encoded by the coding sequence ATGAGCAGTGTAAGACAACAGAACTTTCTTTTGCGTAAAGAAAAAATCCTCAGCATGGCCGAAAGCTTGCTGCTGGATAATAACGAAGATATTACGCTGAATGAACTTGCCAGTGAAATGGATATTGCCAAGGGGACCATTTACAAGCATTTTAAAAGTAAAAACCAGTTATATCTGGAATTGATTATTTTAAATGAAAAACGTCTGCTAGAGATTTCCAAACGTTTTAATGCCGATTTCCGTACCTATGTGTCGGAATATATGCTCTATCATTTGCATAATTCCAATCGGACCATTCTATTGCATATGATTGAAGAGCGCCTGACCAATACTGAAAAAGGTTTGAAGGAGCTGTTTCAGGAACTGTATCAGGTCCGTGAAGAACGTATTCTGAGTATCCGTGACATTACCCGTGACTATCTGGATGCCAACCATAGCAGCATGTCAATCCGTGATTACCTGTCCTTTATCTGGACGGTGACTTATGGTGCGTCGCTGTTACTCAATTCCACCAGCTATCAAAAAGCGATTGGTTCACGGGAACGTCTGATTGAACTATATGTCAATCAAGCGCTGATGCTTGCACCAAGTACCACTGCATAA
- a CDS encoding zinc-binding metallopeptidase family protein codes for MKYFECPKCEHQIFFYSTECHHCKSPIGYIASEKDMCTFEKRSEDEWIPLKSEYRATHYKPCYNYTHYQVCNWMIPGDCDEDYCESCQLTHIIPNLDDPEVITYWSRLEQAKRRFLYLTQRMNMMPRPKRSDDDKFGLRFNFLLPMDGKPVLTGHSNGLITMNAIEADVVYRETTRIDMGENYRTLLGHFRHESGHFYLSVMQHLHPELIEEFRLYFGDERQDYAAALQRHYEKGAPEDWQEKYISTYATSHPWEDWAETWAHYLHIMETLETAFYAGLRVDGNGKTLASMSFKECPIGGKDFEHILDNWITLTFNLNALNRSMGLEDAYPFTLTEVVKDKLRFIHRHVLDKMFKEGESENR; via the coding sequence ATGAAATATTTTGAATGTCCCAAATGTGAGCATCAGATCTTTTTCTATTCGACTGAATGCCATCACTGCAAGTCTCCGATTGGCTATATTGCATCGGAAAAGGACATGTGCACTTTTGAAAAACGTAGTGAAGATGAATGGATTCCGCTGAAATCGGAATATCGCGCCACGCACTATAAGCCCTGCTATAACTATACCCACTATCAGGTCTGTAACTGGATGATTCCGGGGGATTGTGACGAGGATTACTGTGAATCTTGTCAGCTGACCCATATCATTCCGAATCTGGACGATCCTGAGGTCATCACATATTGGTCCCGCCTGGAACAGGCAAAACGGCGCTTTTTATATCTCACCCAGCGCATGAACATGATGCCGCGTCCCAAACGTTCGGATGATGATAAGTTTGGCCTACGTTTTAATTTTCTATTGCCGATGGATGGGAAACCGGTTTTAACCGGACATTCCAATGGCCTGATTACTATGAATGCCATTGAAGCAGATGTGGTGTATCGGGAAACCACGCGTATTGATATGGGCGAAAATTATCGCACTCTTTTGGGTCACTTCCGCCATGAAAGTGGGCATTTTTATCTGAGTGTCATGCAACATCTGCATCCAGAACTTATTGAAGAATTTAGACTTTATTTTGGAGATGAGCGTCAGGACTATGCAGCTGCACTGCAGCGCCATTATGAAAAAGGTGCGCCAGAAGATTGGCAGGAAAAATACATTAGTACCTATGCCACCTCACATCCATGGGAAGACTGGGCAGAAACTTGGGCGCATTATCTGCATATCATGGAAACATTGGAAACCGCTTTCTATGCCGGTTTGCGTGTAGATGGAAATGGTAAAACTCTAGCGAGCATGTCCTTTAAAGAATGTCCGATTGGCGGCAAAGATTTTGAGCACATTCTGGATAATTGGATCACTTTAACTTTCAACCTGAATGCCCTAAATCGAAGTATGGGCCTAGAAGATGCTTATCCATTTACGCTCACTGAAGTGGTGAAAGACAAGCTGCGTTTTATCCACCGCCATGTGCTGGATAAAATGTTTAAGGAAGGTGAATCAGAAAACAGATAG
- the ureE gene encoding urease accessory protein UreE has protein sequence MKIFTQRLEDASHTADIESIELSFDTRQKSRFRATLKNGTDIGADLPRTGILRSGSVIATENGELLRVNAKPETLMQVTADHDFDLLKAAYHLGNRHVPLMLTPTALYFEPDHVLAEMVEGLGLRVDTVQHPFEPESGAYAQHQHDHRLSPIKSLHHVAH, from the coding sequence ATGAAGATTTTTACCCAACGTCTGGAAGATGCCAGCCATACCGCTGACATTGAAAGCATTGAACTCAGCTTTGATACGCGTCAAAAAAGTCGTTTTCGCGCGACGCTGAAAAATGGTACCGATATTGGTGCAGACCTGCCACGTACCGGGATTTTACGTAGTGGCTCGGTGATTGCGACTGAAAATGGTGAATTGCTGCGTGTAAATGCCAAGCCAGAAACCTTGATGCAAGTCACCGCAGATCATGATTTTGATCTTTTAAAAGCAGCCTATCACTTGGGTAACCGTCATGTACCGCTGATGCTGACACCAACAGCACTGTATTTTGAACCAGATCATGTTCTGGCTGAGATGGTCGAAGGATTAGGCTTACGTGTAGATACGGTACAACATCCATTTGAACCAGAAAGTGGCGCTTATGCCCAGCACCAGCATGACCACCGTTTAAGCCCAATCAAGTCGCTGCATCATGTCGCACATTAA
- a CDS encoding urease accessory protein UreF, which translates to MSHIKASQLLSLLTLSSTALPIGAYCYSQGVESAIDTGLIHDEASSIAYFNEVLEMLLLRFELPILKRLMQSYDDEATFQNWAEIYRASRESKELLAESQQLAFSLNAWIRDVLKRPVKVKKQYGYVPVYAQLCGELQLEVDDVLTAYAFAVLENQVLAAVKTVPLGQMSGQRILWYLHGEIPALIQRAIALSDDEMSSALPNYAMLSMHHENQYSRLFRS; encoded by the coding sequence ATGTCGCACATTAAGGCTTCGCAGCTACTCAGTTTGTTGACTCTGTCTTCGACGGCGCTGCCGATCGGGGCTTACTGTTATTCGCAAGGCGTAGAAAGTGCGATTGATACCGGTCTGATTCATGACGAAGCTTCCAGCATTGCTTACTTTAATGAAGTATTGGAAATGCTATTACTGCGTTTCGAACTACCAATTTTAAAGCGCCTAATGCAAAGCTATGACGATGAAGCCACATTCCAAAATTGGGCTGAAATTTACAGAGCGAGCCGGGAAAGTAAGGAGCTATTGGCAGAATCGCAACAGCTGGCTTTTTCACTGAATGCCTGGATTCGCGATGTGTTAAAGAGACCAGTAAAAGTAAAAAAACAGTATGGCTATGTGCCTGTTTATGCCCAGTTGTGTGGCGAGCTACAACTCGAAGTCGATGATGTACTGACAGCTTATGCCTTTGCAGTGCTGGAGAATCAGGTATTGGCCGCGGTGAAAACTGTGCCTTTGGGGCAGATGAGTGGCCAGCGGATTTTGTGGTACCTGCATGGGGAAATTCCGGCACTAATTCAGCGTGCCATCGCCCTGAGCGATGACGAGATGAGTAGTGCTTTACCCAATTACGCCATGCTCAGTATGCACCATGAAAATCAATATTCACGTTTATTTAGATCTTAA
- the ureG gene encoding urease accessory protein UreG, protein MSERSPLRVGIGGPVGSGKTALTLNLCQALRNKYNMAVVTNDIYTKEDSNFLTRNEAMSPDRIVGVETGGCPHTAIREDASINLAAIDDLCEKFDGLELIIIESGGDNLAATFSPELSDLTLYVIDVAGGEKIPRKGGPGITKSDLLIINKTDLAPMVGANLDVMDQDAKRMRGEKPFLFSNMKTKDGLEQIIEFIEKQGLFKA, encoded by the coding sequence ATGTCAGAACGTAGTCCATTACGCGTTGGTATCGGTGGTCCAGTCGGTTCAGGTAAAACGGCGCTAACCCTGAATTTATGTCAGGCATTGCGTAATAAATACAACATGGCCGTGGTCACCAATGACATCTATACCAAGGAAGACTCCAACTTTCTGACCCGTAATGAAGCCATGTCACCAGACCGTATTGTCGGTGTAGAAACAGGTGGCTGTCCGCATACTGCAATTCGTGAAGATGCATCCATTAACCTGGCTGCGATTGATGATCTATGTGAAAAGTTTGATGGTCTGGAATTGATCATCATTGAAAGTGGCGGCGATAACCTGGCTGCGACATTTAGTCCTGAGCTTTCTGATCTAACTTTATATGTGATTGATGTTGCCGGTGGTGAAAAGATTCCTCGTAAAGGTGGTCCAGGTATTACCAAGTCGGACTTGTTGATCATTAATAAAACTGACCTTGCACCAATGGTGGGTGCCAATCTTGATGTGATGGATCAGGATGCGAAACGTATGCGTGGAGAGAAGCCATTTCTGTTCTCCAATATGAAAACCAAAGATGGTCTGGAACAGATTATCGAATTCATTGAAAAACAGGGTCTGTTTAAGGCCTAA